The following coding sequences lie in one Mycoplasma crocodyli MP145 genomic window:
- the lon gene encoding endopeptidase La encodes MLLPFIITKLEHISLPNVVYTAEIEEGHQHDEFLSSVESLTFDRIVIAYTDASKPGKNASLNGYGLYVKPLKLFRKNKKLFITYKGIEVLNLLHTPYSFKESDLSEADAKTFLKNPEFYIKNMVCEKISKSNKSSDISDPFEMGENVTSFLTMLKQSYKALEDMKESILKINPENGKQYKMVDILNAQKFDKEPGFRIEDYPEIFLNTILSYTKKIDGFWDLNEYLILQDPKDQFTYATNIARYASKVIEVETEIQSNMEDSMLQQQKEFMLREKIKAIKSQLETMDSTESEEDEYKKLIKNKKTAKIYPESVQKIIKDENERYSQMMASSPDANITRTYIETLKKLPWRKTEINYLDIKKAREVLDKHHYGLDEVKERIIEHLAVILNNRKHNNNSKNLIPLDSEHEIDLELFKQIKVKDGDNTYNNVPILALVGPPGTGKTSLSKAIAEALQKSFVKISLGGVHDESEIRGHRRTYVGAMPGKIVKSFLKCEVSNPLILLDEIDKMASDTKGDPASAMLEVLDPEQNSKFQDHYLEHEYDLSKVMFIATANEHDGIPAPLLDRVEIIELSPYTITEKIKIAKQHLINKVLEQTSLTPELFKIDDDTLKYIIKHYTLEAGVRGLKRLLDKIARKIVVKVIDDPKLKKFEIKKEMLIDLIGIVKFKEEEREVEEVKGTVTGLAYSIAGGSTLQIEVTAYPGKGEIKLTGQLKDVMQESAQIALTYVRANASKFGINDFDFEGNTIHIHVPEGAIPKDGPSAGVTFTTAIISALSGKTVKNIYGMTGEITLRGKVLEIGGLKEKSFAATQKGLTHVFIPYNNIKNLKDIPDEIKDLLIYIPVKKYSEIYDVIFNGKKPEITIDKSNNKKLSVFY; translated from the coding sequence ATGCTATTACCATTTATAATAACTAAATTAGAACATATATCACTACCAAATGTGGTTTATACTGCTGAAATTGAAGAAGGTCATCAACATGATGAATTTCTTTCTAGTGTTGAAAGCTTAACATTTGATAGAATCGTAATTGCTTATACCGATGCTTCAAAACCAGGTAAAAACGCTTCACTTAATGGGTATGGTTTATATGTTAAACCACTAAAATTATTTAGAAAAAATAAAAAGCTTTTTATTACATATAAAGGTATTGAAGTTCTTAATTTATTACATACTCCATATTCATTTAAGGAAAGTGATTTAAGTGAAGCAGATGCTAAAACATTCTTGAAAAATCCTGAATTTTATATAAAAAATATGGTGTGTGAAAAGATATCGAAATCTAATAAGAGTTCAGACATTAGTGATCCTTTTGAAATGGGAGAAAATGTAACTTCTTTTTTAACTATGCTTAAACAAAGTTATAAAGCTCTTGAGGATATGAAAGAATCTATTCTTAAAATTAATCCAGAGAATGGAAAACAATATAAAATGGTTGATATATTAAATGCTCAAAAATTTGATAAGGAACCAGGGTTTAGAATTGAAGATTATCCTGAAATTTTTCTTAATACAATTCTAAGTTATACAAAAAAAATAGATGGGTTTTGAGACTTAAACGAATATTTAATATTGCAGGATCCTAAAGACCAATTTACTTATGCAACCAACATTGCTAGATACGCTTCAAAAGTTATAGAAGTAGAGACTGAAATTCAATCAAACATGGAAGATAGTATGCTTCAACAACAAAAAGAATTTATGTTGCGTGAAAAAATAAAAGCAATTAAATCACAATTAGAAACAATGGATTCAACCGAATCTGAAGAAGATGAATACAAAAAGTTAATAAAAAACAAAAAAACAGCAAAAATATATCCCGAAAGCGTTCAAAAAATTATTAAAGATGAAAACGAAAGATATTCTCAAATGATGGCTTCATCTCCAGATGCAAACATTACGAGAACATATATTGAAACCTTAAAAAAATTACCTTGAAGAAAAACAGAGATTAATTATTTAGATATTAAAAAAGCAAGGGAAGTTTTGGATAAACACCACTATGGTCTTGATGAGGTAAAAGAAAGAATTATTGAACATTTAGCCGTTATTTTAAACAACAGAAAGCACAACAATAATTCAAAAAACTTAATCCCACTCGATTCTGAACACGAAATCGATTTAGAATTATTTAAGCAAATAAAAGTTAAAGATGGGGACAACACTTATAATAATGTTCCTATATTAGCTTTGGTTGGTCCACCAGGAACTGGTAAAACATCATTATCAAAAGCAATTGCTGAAGCTTTACAAAAAAGCTTTGTTAAAATTTCTCTAGGTGGAGTTCATGACGAAAGTGAAATAAGAGGGCACAGAAGAACATATGTTGGAGCGATGCCTGGTAAAATTGTTAAATCATTTTTAAAATGTGAAGTTTCAAACCCTCTAATTTTACTTGATGAAATTGATAAAATGGCTTCAGATACAAAAGGCGATCCTGCTTCAGCAATGCTTGAAGTTCTTGATCCAGAACAAAATTCAAAATTCCAAGATCATTATTTAGAACATGAATATGACTTATCAAAAGTTATGTTTATTGCAACAGCAAATGAACATGATGGAATTCCTGCTCCGTTATTAGATAGAGTTGAAATCATAGAACTCAGTCCATATACAATAACCGAAAAAATTAAGATTGCTAAACAACATTTAATTAATAAAGTTTTAGAGCAAACATCACTAACTCCTGAATTATTCAAAATTGATGACGATACTCTTAAATACATTATTAAACATTATACACTTGAAGCTGGAGTTCGTGGACTTAAACGTTTATTAGACAAAATAGCAAGAAAAATAGTTGTTAAAGTAATTGATGATCCAAAACTCAAAAAATTTGAAATTAAAAAAGAAATGCTTATAGATTTAATTGGTATAGTTAAATTTAAGGAAGAAGAGCGCGAAGTTGAAGAAGTAAAAGGAACTGTAACTGGATTGGCTTATTCTATAGCTGGTGGATCTACTTTGCAAATAGAAGTTACTGCATACCCTGGTAAAGGTGAAATAAAATTAACTGGTCAATTAAAAGATGTTATGCAAGAATCAGCACAAATTGCACTTACATATGTAAGAGCTAATGCTTCAAAATTTGGAATTAATGACTTTGATTTTGAAGGGAATACAATTCATATTCACGTCCCTGAAGGAGCAATTCCAAAAGATGGACCAAGTGCTGGAGTTACTTTTACAACTGCAATTATTTCCGCGCTATCTGGAAAGACTGTTAAAAATATTTATGGTATGACTGGGGAAATTACTCTTAGAGGAAAAGTTCTTGAAATAGGTGGTTTAAAAGAAAAATCTTTTGCAGCTACTCAAAAAGGTTTGACACATGTATTTATTCCATACAACAACATTAAAAACTTGAAGGATATTCCAGATGAAATTAAGGATTTATTAATTTATATCCCAGTTAAGAAATATTCTGAAATTTATGATGTAATTTTTAATGGAAAAAAACCAGAAATAACTATAGACAAGTCAAATAATAAAAAACTTAGTGTATTCTACTAA
- a CDS encoding dimethylarginine dimethylaminohydrolase family protein, with product MKKPIYKQFIFKKPSRSLIDGITMNPQYGKPVYETAVQQHGEYVKAIQNLGIKTHVLEPNEQYPDSCFVEDPAVIVSKKLAILTNPGTSSRNGEVFQIYEALREHFKPSQIKTITFPGTMDGGDVMEVGDTFYIGVSARTNKEGIKQFASYVKAEGKKVVSVPLHEYLHLKTGVNYIENNNLLITGEFVGNPIFDKFNQIVVSKEEEYGANCVYVNGYLIMPKGYPEVQNKLEKLKGYKGLIILDTSEFKKIDGGLTCLSLRF from the coding sequence ATGAAAAAACCAATATACAAACAATTCATTTTTAAAAAACCAAGCAGATCTTTGATTGATGGAATAACAATGAATCCTCAATATGGAAAGCCCGTTTATGAAACCGCTGTTCAACAGCATGGGGAATATGTAAAAGCAATTCAAAACTTAGGAATTAAAACACATGTTTTAGAACCAAACGAACAATATCCAGATTCGTGTTTTGTAGAAGATCCTGCAGTTATTGTTTCAAAAAAATTAGCAATACTAACAAACCCTGGAACATCATCAAGAAATGGTGAAGTATTCCAAATATATGAAGCTTTAAGAGAACATTTTAAACCAAGCCAAATTAAAACAATTACATTTCCAGGAACTATGGATGGTGGAGATGTAATGGAAGTTGGAGATACATTTTACATAGGTGTAAGTGCAAGAACAAATAAAGAAGGAATTAAGCAATTTGCTTCATATGTTAAAGCGGAAGGTAAAAAAGTTGTTTCCGTACCTTTACATGAATATCTACACTTAAAAACTGGTGTAAACTATATAGAAAATAACAACTTACTTATTACCGGTGAGTTTGTAGGAAATCCAATTTTCGATAAATTTAATCAAATAGTAGTTTCTAAAGAAGAAGAATATGGTGCTAATTGTGTTTATGTAAATGGCTACCTAATTATGCCTAAGGGATATCCTGAAGTTCAAAATAAACTAGAAAAACTTAAAGGATATAAAGGTTTAATAATTTTAGACACATCAGAATTTAAAAAAATTGATGGTGGGTTAACCTGTTTATCACTTCGTTTTTAA
- a CDS encoding DegV family protein → MKKLGIIIDSFSGITKQKADELNYGYLALQIELDGKIFEDGHQPFEEVLDTLGKSKKFMTSLPIYKKIENTISDFSKNYDEVIYISISSALSSTSVQAEAISKNFNNVHVIDNKFSGDQITDVASYVVKLFNETQDINQVIETVKNISSKSQTYIVPKNLDYIIKGGRLTGAKKFIMTRIPMIPILKFDGHVSVSGLKRSTKTAIAKVFEKLIKFAGGLNEIKNYSLRLICGNDNDIYQEVMDYTTSENIVLDSIQVTPSAVAVHCGPQAISLSIMPKLK, encoded by the coding sequence ATGAAAAAATTAGGAATAATAATAGATTCTTTCTCTGGAATCACCAAACAAAAAGCAGATGAATTAAATTACGGTTATCTTGCTTTACAAATTGAATTAGACGGGAAAATTTTTGAGGATGGGCATCAGCCATTTGAAGAAGTGCTTGATACTTTAGGCAAATCTAAAAAATTTATGACTTCATTACCTATTTACAAAAAAATAGAAAATACAATTAGTGACTTTAGTAAAAATTATGATGAAGTAATTTATATAAGTATTTCAAGTGCTTTATCATCAACATCAGTGCAAGCAGAAGCAATTTCTAAAAACTTTAATAACGTTCACGTTATCGACAATAAATTTTCAGGAGATCAAATTACTGATGTAGCAAGCTATGTTGTTAAACTTTTTAACGAAACTCAAGATATAAATCAAGTTATAGAGACTGTAAAAAATATTTCATCAAAATCACAAACTTACATTGTTCCAAAAAATCTTGATTACATCATCAAGGGTGGAAGATTAACTGGTGCTAAAAAGTTTATTATGACTAGAATTCCTATGATACCGATCCTTAAATTTGATGGGCATGTTTCTGTTTCAGGACTTAAAAGAAGTACTAAAACCGCAATAGCAAAAGTTTTTGAAAAACTTATTAAATTTGCCGGGGGTCTAAATGAAATTAAAAACTATTCATTAAGACTAATATGCGGAAATGATAACGATATATATCAAGAGGTAATGGATTATACAACATCTGAAAATATTGTTTTGGATAGCATCCAAGTAACTCCAAGTGCTGTTGCTGTTCATTGTGGACCACAAGCTATTTCACTAAGTATAATGCCTAAACTAAAATAA
- a CDS encoding MHO_4530 family protein produces the protein MNYTFWLAIIAGIIIIISGTLALLIINLINSRAYNGTIHFIIDPQEKRVLRNSPKTKYLSVSLDCKRSKFNYLKYISLEDFYDFFEKNTVDKIKDVIEGNYKFKTEVDLHINPKITKKYTVFEKIINFFWFSDTRKYISTNHMHINPQDDGRFYCNIDWDFKKTKKYKVTKINTSKGIKKMTRGPYLVVSGLLKPFFIINNVNDYLIKNLLNKLNLPSRDIHYYIERGVIFFIYKKPSDKKIKKMLLIINELNKNIEFDSLVNGIALTEVKQIFDKKELDEHVNKFSFQLYNIKVDSLNSKFYYYGIYNKELDLDYSNFMILYHSFKKNNEAKKYEVIKSYIKNYSSGNSTNMKVMRVKVLSENGENWDFFYKIPYINYKYENDWNNYIIDKYGNDENIIIPISQEGFLNYVENKNRKKTPIFMIYSFNDDFYFDQLKQKIAELKKKKIPTALYIKNINKPLINLINIAQIRVLVMSKQITDKINNVSVFYDCMNILHISNSNSSFLVYELKNLNIDPHIVKKAGIAAYFEPMT, from the coding sequence ATGAACTATACATTTTGATTAGCTATAATAGCTGGAATTATAATAATAATTTCAGGAACATTAGCTTTGTTAATAATTAATTTAATAAACTCTAGAGCATACAATGGCACAATCCATTTTATTATTGATCCACAAGAAAAAAGGGTTTTAAGAAACTCGCCTAAAACTAAATATTTATCAGTTTCTTTAGATTGTAAAAGATCAAAATTTAACTATCTAAAATATATATCACTAGAAGATTTTTATGATTTTTTTGAAAAAAATACTGTTGATAAAATTAAAGATGTTATTGAAGGAAATTATAAATTTAAAACTGAAGTAGATTTACATATTAATCCTAAAATAACTAAAAAATACACTGTATTTGAGAAGATTATTAATTTCTTTTGGTTTAGTGATACACGCAAATATATTTCAACAAATCACATGCATATTAATCCACAAGATGATGGTAGATTTTATTGTAATATTGATTGAGATTTTAAGAAAACTAAAAAATATAAAGTAACAAAAATTAATACAAGCAAAGGTATCAAAAAAATGACCAGGGGACCTTATCTGGTTGTAAGTGGTCTATTAAAACCTTTTTTTATAATAAATAATGTTAATGATTATCTAATTAAAAACTTGCTAAATAAACTTAATTTACCTTCAAGAGATATTCACTACTATATTGAAAGAGGTGTTATATTCTTTATATATAAAAAACCAAGTGACAAGAAAATTAAAAAAATGCTTTTAATAATTAATGAGTTAAATAAAAATATTGAATTTGATTCGTTAGTAAATGGGATCGCTTTAACTGAAGTTAAACAAATTTTCGATAAAAAAGAACTTGATGAACATGTAAATAAATTCTCATTCCAACTATATAACATTAAAGTAGATTCACTAAATTCAAAGTTTTATTACTACGGAATTTATAATAAAGAACTTGATTTAGATTACTCAAATTTTATGATTTTATATCATAGTTTCAAGAAAAATAATGAAGCTAAAAAATATGAAGTTATAAAAAGTTACATTAAGAATTATAGCTCAGGAAACTCAACGAATATGAAAGTTATGAGAGTTAAGGTTCTTAGTGAAAATGGCGAAAATTGAGATTTCTTTTACAAAATTCCATACATTAATTATAAATATGAAAATGATTGAAATAACTATATCATAGATAAATATGGAAATGATGAAAATATAATAATCCCAATTTCACAAGAAGGTTTTTTAAATTATGTTGAAAATAAGAATAGAAAAAAGACCCCTATTTTTATGATTTATTCGTTTAATGATGATTTCTATTTTGATCAATTAAAACAAAAAATAGCAGAATTGAAAAAGAAGAAAATTCCAACAGCTTTATATATCAAAAACATCAACAAGCCTTTGATCAATTTAATCAATATTGCTCAAATTAGAGTTTTAGTAATGTCCAAACAAATAACAGATAAAATTAATAATGTTTCTGTTTTTTATGATTGCATGAATATACTTCATATTTCTAATTCAAACTCTTCGTTTCTAGTTTATGAGTTAAAAAATTTAAATATTGATCCTCATATAGTAAAAAAAGCGGGAATTGCAGCATATTTTGAACCTATGACTTAA
- a CDS encoding ATP-dependent helicase, which translates to MIRNRINLIKDLNTQQAEAVKYFDTHLRIIAGAGAGKTKVLTRKIAYLINEMGVLPRQILAVTFTNKACKEMYQRVAQYCSTSIHQINIFTFHAFCGHILRREAALLGYKNDFQIIDEADKTMILKNIYKDLDISSHEISFSSMIQQISWAKNAHMSVDDLAKHINESVNDIVPKVYNLYTEFLIKKGCLDFDDLILKVEYLFDKNPDIAEKWSKYFSHILVDEFQDTSTSQYRIIQKVCNPNTHLTIVGDPDQTIYNWRGANVNLILDFDKDYPDAKTIVLNKNYRSTKLILRAANKLIRNNNNRFSKDLDTDNPNGKDIEFFHAFNMEAEARWVVQKINELRKQKIQLKNIAILYRSNFYSRAFEEELINENISHKIFNGVKFFQRSEIKDALAFLRVIYDGSDIALERIINVPKRGIGDVTLAKLKKYAEDHNLTLHDYLMKFYKSLPLSPKLIKEQIFPFLSIIVKYRSALNNNSISIVLSKMLEEIGFYKEIKQDQNISGSAIDNVKELIRSIENWESKNKDKTIKEYLELVSLLSASDEFDSDPNYISLMTVHSAKGLEFDNVFVVGLTEEIFPSRKALVLNNLTNPSDGLEEERRLAYVAITRAKDRLFISDSRGLLFETNKEKEPSRFIEEMGVNLEDYIIERNFTKEIDLSNEFENETHSSDKIIVGDIVSHTMFGEGVVLDVSGAEITVEFIKNTNAKVRTLRKHHPSLRVISK; encoded by the coding sequence ATGATAAGAAATAGGATTAATTTAATTAAAGATTTAAATACTCAACAAGCAGAAGCCGTTAAGTATTTTGACACTCATCTAAGAATTATTGCTGGTGCTGGTGCTGGAAAAACAAAGGTTTTAACAAGAAAAATTGCATATTTAATTAATGAAATGGGAGTTTTACCAAGACAAATTTTAGCTGTTACATTTACGAACAAAGCATGTAAAGAAATGTATCAAAGAGTTGCACAATATTGTTCTACATCAATTCACCAAATAAATATTTTTACATTTCATGCTTTTTGTGGCCACATCTTGAGAAGAGAAGCAGCACTTCTAGGATACAAAAATGACTTTCAAATAATAGATGAAGCAGACAAGACAATGATACTTAAAAATATCTATAAAGATTTGGACATTTCATCTCATGAAATTTCTTTTTCATCTATGATACAGCAAATTTCATGAGCTAAGAACGCACATATGAGTGTTGATGATTTAGCAAAACACATTAATGAATCAGTAAACGATATTGTTCCAAAAGTTTATAATTTGTATACAGAATTTTTAATTAAAAAAGGGTGTTTAGACTTTGATGATTTGATTTTAAAAGTGGAATATTTATTTGATAAAAATCCTGATATAGCTGAAAAATGAAGTAAATATTTTTCACATATTCTTGTCGATGAATTTCAAGATACATCAACTTCTCAGTATAGAATAATTCAAAAGGTTTGCAATCCAAACACACACTTAACAATAGTTGGAGATCCTGACCAAACAATATATAACTGGCGTGGAGCAAATGTAAATTTAATTCTTGATTTTGATAAAGACTACCCAGATGCTAAAACAATAGTTCTAAATAAAAACTACCGTTCTACAAAATTAATTTTAAGAGCTGCTAATAAACTTATAAGAAATAATAACAATAGATTTAGCAAAGATCTTGATACTGATAATCCAAACGGAAAAGATATTGAATTTTTCCATGCTTTTAATATGGAAGCAGAAGCTAGATGAGTAGTTCAAAAAATAAATGAATTAAGAAAGCAAAAAATTCAATTAAAAAATATTGCCATCCTTTATAGATCTAACTTTTACTCAAGAGCTTTTGAAGAAGAACTTATTAACGAAAATATCTCACACAAAATTTTTAATGGTGTTAAATTTTTCCAAAGATCAGAAATTAAAGATGCTTTAGCTTTTTTAAGAGTTATATATGATGGTTCAGACATCGCCCTTGAAAGAATTATTAATGTTCCGAAAAGAGGAATTGGTGATGTAACACTTGCTAAACTTAAAAAATATGCAGAAGATCATAATTTAACTCTACATGATTATTTAATGAAATTTTATAAATCATTACCATTAAGTCCAAAACTTATTAAAGAACAAATTTTTCCATTTTTATCAATTATTGTTAAATATAGAAGTGCTTTAAACAATAATAGTATTTCGATAGTATTAAGTAAAATGCTAGAAGAAATTGGATTTTATAAGGAAATTAAACAAGACCAAAATATAAGCGGATCAGCAATTGATAACGTTAAAGAATTGATAAGGTCAATTGAAAACTGAGAAAGCAAAAATAAAGATAAAACAATAAAAGAATATTTAGAATTGGTTTCATTATTAAGTGCTTCAGATGAATTTGATTCAGATCCTAACTATATTTCATTAATGACTGTCCACTCTGCAAAAGGATTAGAATTTGATAATGTCTTTGTTGTTGGTCTAACTGAAGAAATTTTTCCAAGTAGAAAAGCTCTTGTTTTAAATAACTTGACAAATCCTAGTGATGGATTAGAAGAAGAAAGAAGATTAGCTTATGTTGCTATTACAAGAGCTAAAGATAGATTATTTATCTCTGATTCGCGCGGTTTATTATTTGAAACAAATAAAGAAAAAGAACCTTCAAGGTTCATTGAGGAAATGGGTGTTAATCTTGAAGATTATATTATCGAACGTAATTTCACAAAAGAAATCGATCTTTCAAACGAGTTTGAAAACGAAACTCACTCATCGGACAAAATAATTGTAGGTGATATCGTTTCACACACTATGTTTGGTGAAGGTGTTGTACTTGATGTAAGTGGTGCTGAAATAACAGTTGAGTTTATTAAAAATACAAATGCAAAGGTACGCACTCTTAGAAAGCATCATCCATCATTAAGGGTTATTTCTAAATAA
- a CDS encoding RDD family protein, translated as MLRYKNSSFWYRLLANMIDFIIVISLIIMFYVFTLYKKDFNQVAFIAFCILSSFLLMTYYVVMPILMFSSTIGQHICKIKMITNEKDEMLNRDILKRNIFGAFYWTLILIIMGSYFSAHPLKEIIKQAEKDRKWIDNLMIALVSTLSANWFTINFANYLFILFSKKRLALLDRFSNSRVVYKKQIYIEEIKNFILVPSKVQKRNIVFIKSNNNESENKG; from the coding sequence ATGTTGCGTTATAAAAATTCAAGTTTTTGATACAGATTACTTGCAAACATGATTGATTTTATAATAGTTATATCTTTAATCATTATGTTTTATGTTTTTACTTTATATAAAAAAGATTTTAATCAAGTGGCTTTTATTGCTTTTTGTATTCTTTCATCTTTTCTTTTAATGACATATTATGTAGTAATGCCAATTTTGATGTTTTCGTCAACAATAGGTCAGCACATTTGTAAAATCAAAATGATAACAAATGAAAAAGACGAAATGTTAAACAGAGACATATTAAAAAGAAATATATTTGGAGCATTTTATTGAACATTAATTTTAATAATCATGGGATCTTATTTTAGTGCTCATCCACTAAAAGAGATTATTAAACAAGCTGAAAAAGACAGAAAGTGAATTGATAATTTAATGATTGCATTGGTTTCGACATTATCTGCTAACTGATTTACTATAAATTTTGCTAATTATCTTTTTATTTTATTTAGCAAAAAGAGACTAGCTTTGTTAGATAGATTCTCAAACTCAAGAGTCGTTTACAAAAAACAAATTTATATTGAAGAAATTAAAAATTTTATTTTAGTACCAAGTAAAGTACAAAAAAGAAATATTGTATTTATAAAATCGAATAATAATGAAAGTGAAAATAAAGGATAA
- a CDS encoding glycosyltransferase family A protein, which yields MKLSIISTLNREIRDFKTFLRDLSEQENQDFEVIIALNKSAKSKEILKIIDSYYDQFGARLKFFFNSKRQSNQYNYSSAFSMVKGEYVYITSSDTTLKKHYTDKIINMISKFPTSEIIEFRPRLIGSIRWKPAARIQTDKVLDLQEEKSPLAYCFPFIFNKIYKTSLIKKFIKFKPSFSNDSKISLELSYSLMLEAKTYTYIHERIQREYFDIETWINPQNFIVALKTLENTCLASKRKIMHEFNYFKIYTLQVLLAGLLTSTKFFSLNTLLNRKEVSEKRNHRLVEQLDEYLDKLWLTDEFKTFRDTNLYMLKVLPEVEYMRRKLPSNKWYKILGNLE from the coding sequence ATGAAGTTAAGTATTATATCAACATTAAATAGGGAAATAAGAGATTTTAAGACTTTTTTAAGGGATTTATCTGAACAGGAAAATCAAGATTTTGAGGTTATTATTGCACTAAACAAATCAGCAAAAAGTAAAGAAATTTTAAAAATTATTGATTCGTATTATGATCAATTCGGAGCAAGATTGAAGTTCTTTTTTAATTCAAAAAGACAAAGTAATCAATATAATTATTCATCAGCTTTCAGTATGGTGAAAGGCGAATATGTTTATATAACAAGTTCTGATACAACATTAAAAAAACATTATACAGATAAGATTATTAACATGATTTCAAAATTCCCAACTAGCGAAATTATAGAATTCAGACCAAGATTAATTGGTTCTATCAGATGAAAACCAGCTGCAAGAATTCAAACTGATAAAGTTCTTGATTTACAAGAAGAAAAATCACCATTAGCATATTGCTTCCCATTTATTTTCAACAAAATTTATAAAACTTCTCTTATTAAAAAATTTATTAAATTCAAACCTTCTTTTTCTAACGATTCAAAAATTTCGCTTGAATTATCATATTCTTTAATGCTTGAGGCAAAAACATATACATATATACACGAAAGAATTCAAAGAGAATATTTTGATATTGAAACTTGAATAAATCCACAAAATTTTATAGTTGCATTAAAAACTCTTGAAAATACTTGCTTAGCTAGCAAGAGAAAAATCATGCATGAATTCAATTATTTCAAAATATATACTTTGCAAGTTTTATTAGCAGGTCTATTAACAAGTACTAAATTTTTTAGTTTAAATACTTTACTAAACAGAAAAGAAGTTTCAGAAAAAAGAAACCATAGATTAGTTGAGCAACTAGATGAATATTTAGATAAACTATGATTAACTGATGAATTCAAAACATTTAGAGATACTAATTTGTATATGTTAAAAGTTTTACCTGAAGTTGAATACATGCGTAGAAAATTACCAAGTAATAAGTGATATAAAATTTTGGGAAATTTAGAATAA